The following are from one region of the Gammaproteobacteria bacterium genome:
- the putP gene encoding sodium/proline symporter PutP: MYTTPQTLITFAIYIFGMLLLGWLGYKATSNLSDYILGGRRLGKFVTALSAGASDMSGWLLMGLPGLIYLTGISGAWIAIGLIIGAWLNWRFVAGRLRLFTEKCGNSLTLPDYFTSRFEDNTNILRIISALSILIFFTLYCASGIVASTKLFVNMFHMPHMTAMWLGAGATILYVFIGGFLAVSWTDTIQASLMITALIMAPLMLIFANGGLHPTFIQIKTTHPEHLDLFSNLDTIGIMSLLAWGLGYFGQPHILVRFMAAQSPETIPGARRISMTWMILCLVGAISVGLFGHVFFSSHPNVAANVVANPETVFIEAAKQLFNPWVTGFLLAAILAAIMSTLSCQLLVCSSALTKDIYKTFLRKSASQRELIWCGRAMVLLIALLAIWLASNPNNQVLKMVSYAWAGFGAAFGPVILLSLIWPRMTKAGALAGIVIGTASVLIWKHYQWLQVYEIIPGFILATGSIIAVSLFSAPPVATANRLFAKASEKHYISPPLMGEG, from the coding sequence ATGTATACCACTCCTCAAACGCTCATTACTTTTGCCATTTATATTTTTGGGATGCTGTTATTAGGTTGGTTGGGTTACAAAGCCACCAGTAATCTTTCAGATTACATTCTAGGTGGGCGGCGTTTGGGGAAGTTTGTTACCGCACTTTCGGCAGGTGCATCCGACATGAGCGGTTGGTTGTTGATGGGGTTGCCTGGGCTGATTTATCTCACGGGTATTTCTGGAGCCTGGATCGCGATCGGCCTGATTATCGGCGCTTGGTTGAACTGGCGTTTTGTCGCAGGCAGACTGCGGTTATTCACAGAAAAATGTGGAAATTCCTTAACCCTGCCCGATTATTTCACTAGCCGCTTTGAAGACAACACCAATATCCTGCGTATTATCTCTGCACTTTCCATCTTAATTTTCTTTACCCTGTACTGTGCCTCAGGCATAGTCGCCAGCACCAAATTATTCGTGAATATGTTCCATATGCCGCATATGACCGCTATGTGGCTGGGCGCCGGCGCCACCATTTTGTATGTGTTTATTGGAGGTTTTTTAGCCGTCAGTTGGACAGATACCATTCAAGCCTCTCTGATGATTACTGCGTTAATTATGGCGCCATTGATGCTGATTTTTGCCAACGGCGGCCTTCATCCTACCTTCATCCAAATTAAAACCACCCACCCTGAACACCTAGATTTATTCAGCAATCTCGATACCATTGGCATTATGTCTTTGCTGGCTTGGGGCTTAGGCTATTTCGGCCAACCGCATATTTTAGTGCGTTTTATGGCAGCGCAATCACCTGAAACCATTCCTGGCGCACGCCGTATCAGCATGACTTGGATGATATTATGCCTGGTTGGAGCCATCAGCGTCGGTTTATTTGGTCATGTGTTTTTTTCCAGTCATCCTAATGTGGCAGCCAACGTGGTAGCTAATCCTGAAACGGTTTTCATCGAAGCGGCAAAACAACTCTTTAATCCTTGGGTCACTGGTTTTCTGCTAGCCGCCATTCTCGCAGCCATCATGAGCACCTTGTCCTGCCAACTTTTGGTGTGTTCCAGTGCCCTGACTAAAGATATTTATAAGACTTTCCTGCGTAAAAGCGCTTCCCAGCGAGAATTGATCTGGTGCGGACGTGCAATGGTGTTGTTGATTGCTTTATTGGCCATTTGGCTGGCAAGCAATCCGAATAATCAGGTGCTAAAAATGGTGAGTTATGCTTGGGCTGGATTCGGAGCAGCCTTTGGCCCCGTCATTCTGCTGTCATTAATCTGGCCACGCATGACCAAAGCTGGGGCATTAGCCGGTATCGTTATAGGTACTGCTAGCGTTTTGATATGGAAGCATTACCAATGGCTACAAGTGTATGAAATCATACCTGGGTTCATTTTGGCTACTGGCAGCATTATTGCGGTTAGTCTGTTTAGCGCCCCTCCCGTCGCTACGGCAAATAGATTATTTGCTAAGGCATCAGAAAAGCACTATATCTCCCCTCCTTTGATGGGAGAGGGCTAG
- a CDS encoding lysophospholipid acyltransferase family protein gives MAKVSKIHVLWIMLKTIYISLKYSVASMRVTARPDIDRIARQWSKDLLACVDVHYTIHNPHQVQLQPNRPYILMSNHASHYDIPLILLSVPGSIRMISKKEIFRIPIWGYILRRAEFLTIERNNPQQAIKDLELVKEKMQSGIIPWIAPEGTRSRHGKLNPFKKGAFMLALQTQALIIPIGIRGSGNILPPDTWDFNIGQDVEIHINPPIDTTNYSITTRNELISAVRQSIQEASGMPD, from the coding sequence ATGGCAAAAGTCAGTAAAATTCATGTTTTATGGATCATGCTAAAAACCATCTACATCTCTCTGAAATACTCAGTTGCCAGTATGCGAGTGACTGCGCGTCCCGATATTGATCGCATTGCGCGCCAATGGTCCAAAGATTTGCTGGCCTGTGTCGATGTGCATTATACAATTCACAATCCCCATCAGGTTCAATTACAGCCCAACCGTCCTTATATCCTAATGAGCAATCATGCTAGCCATTATGATATCCCGTTAATACTCCTATCTGTACCCGGCAGTATACGCATGATTAGCAAGAAAGAAATATTTCGTATCCCTATTTGGGGATACATATTGCGACGTGCTGAGTTCCTGACCATAGAGCGCAACAATCCTCAACAAGCCATAAAAGATTTGGAATTGGTGAAAGAAAAAATGCAAAGTGGCATTATTCCCTGGATCGCGCCCGAGGGGACACGGTCTCGACATGGTAAATTAAACCCTTTTAAAAAAGGCGCTTTCATGTTGGCCTTGCAAACACAGGCTTTAATCATCCCCATTGGTATCCGCGGCAGCGGCAACATCTTGCCACCTGATACCTGGGACTTTAATATAGGCCAGGATGTGGAGATTCACATCAACCCGCCTATTGATACGACTAATTACAGCATAACGACACGCAATGAATTAATATCGGCTGTGCGGCAAAGTATACAAGAAGCGTCTGGCATGCCTGATTAG
- a CDS encoding UvrD-helicase domain-containing protein, whose amino-acid sequence MTIDQSQRQHALDPTISFIVQAPAGSGKTELLVRRYLVLLAQSVRAPEEITAITFTRKAAGEMRERILSALHAATLSAPTHPQAFETWQLARAALEQDQRQQWHLLNNPQRLRIQTIDALCLSLTRQMPLLSGFGAMPQTLPDAKDCYLQAARRLLEGLEEQHPNAEGLAHLLLHLDNRLEEVENLLVRMLARRDQWLPYLIVRRKNRSPQALRHMLEEGLRHVVTEILVNCHQHLPSEYHDEILTLLRFAADNLAISDPNHTLAPYRDLMHFPEPLPAHRDTWLAIAQLLLTTENNWRKSLNKTMGFPPENKPMKNRMQNLLTELAAHEAFFLSLCALRESPSPAYTDAEWKIVEILIELLPLLVAQLNVIFREQGVVDFNETAMAALRALGDAESPTELALILDYQIKHLLVDEFQDTSTTQFRLLEKLTAGWQTGDGRTLFLVGDPMQSIYRFREAEVGLFLKAKREGLGAIALESLQLKANFRSAPAIVNWINTQFKNLFPAVVDISSGAVTFNASTAAKENREDSGVSVHPCSTTNPNATSEKILEIIRLEQKLNPQHSIAILVRSRPHLADIIPLLKAQHIAFNAVEIEPLSTQSIVHDLLALTRALWHLGDRLAWLSVLRAPWCGLSLTDLHSIAGKDHLTPIWEALKHSYSQAELSGLSADGKLRLSHLIPILHHSLSERGRQSLRSWVEATWRRLNGPACCQNHNETNTAATFFDLLEQLEADNAELDLNLLVEKIQNSYATPEPAENCRLHVMTIHKAKGLEFDTVIIPHLENKGRSDDAQLLLWLDRPRLDKENDLLLAPIKSKESSLEPIYRYLQKIEKTKTRYEMTRVLYVAATRAKVNLHLIANIATTAEKISEPDPNSFLALLWEPFKTAMQTEEMISVPLIPAVASTSLRKLRRLKHPFLSNWQPLQSKFNTTPTASFLQNISTTQTALSQQIGILIHRCLQEISQEELANWNQQKIIDSRSEWQKRLLQAGIAQNQLEYCLSRIEATITRTLNDPRGRWLLDNTHTDQHSEYAITSLIQGQPQHLIIDRTFVDSEQTRWVIDYKTGILIEEASPDFLKHAQAQHREQLETYARAMSLLDQRPIRLGLYFPGCAGWCEWAHIPSYSHDFFPSPTRGGGKRCSFAGAKDDFR is encoded by the coding sequence ATGACCATCGATCAATCCCAACGCCAACACGCCCTTGACCCTACGATCTCATTTATCGTACAAGCTCCCGCTGGTTCCGGCAAAACAGAGTTGCTGGTGCGGCGTTATCTCGTGCTATTGGCACAATCAGTGCGCGCCCCTGAAGAAATCACCGCCATCACCTTCACCCGCAAAGCCGCTGGCGAAATGCGTGAGCGTATTTTATCTGCCCTGCATGCGGCAACCCTAAGTGCTCCCACACACCCCCAAGCATTTGAAACCTGGCAATTAGCCCGCGCCGCCTTAGAACAGGATCAACGACAACAATGGCATCTACTCAACAATCCCCAAAGATTACGTATCCAAACCATAGACGCACTGTGCTTAAGCTTAACCCGGCAAATGCCGCTGTTATCCGGTTTTGGCGCGATGCCACAAACTTTACCCGACGCCAAAGACTGCTACCTGCAAGCCGCCCGAAGATTACTCGAAGGCCTAGAAGAACAGCACCCCAACGCAGAAGGATTAGCCCATTTATTGCTGCATTTAGATAACCGTTTAGAAGAAGTTGAAAATTTGTTAGTGCGGATGCTGGCACGTCGCGACCAATGGTTGCCGTATTTAATCGTGCGGCGCAAAAACCGTTCGCCACAAGCGTTACGCCATATGCTGGAAGAAGGCTTACGGCATGTTGTCACAGAAATTTTAGTTAATTGCCACCAACATTTACCCTCTGAATATCATGACGAAATTCTAACCCTGCTGCGCTTCGCTGCCGATAATTTAGCTATAAGCGACCCAAATCATACCCTCGCCCCCTACCGCGATTTAATGCATTTTCCAGAGCCATTACCTGCGCACCGCGATACCTGGCTGGCCATCGCCCAATTGTTACTGACCACGGAAAATAACTGGCGAAAAAGTCTCAATAAAACCATGGGATTTCCCCCTGAAAATAAACCCATGAAAAACCGCATGCAAAATTTACTGACAGAATTAGCCGCTCATGAAGCGTTTTTCCTCAGCCTTTGTGCTCTCAGGGAATCACCGTCCCCTGCATACACGGATGCTGAATGGAAAATAGTCGAAATCCTGATCGAGCTATTGCCATTATTGGTGGCACAGTTAAATGTGATTTTTCGCGAACAAGGCGTAGTCGATTTTAATGAAACAGCTATGGCTGCTTTACGCGCCCTGGGAGATGCCGAGTCACCCACCGAGTTAGCGTTAATTTTGGATTATCAGATTAAACACTTGCTGGTGGATGAATTTCAGGACACTTCCACTACGCAATTTCGTTTACTAGAAAAATTAACTGCCGGCTGGCAAACAGGTGATGGCCGTACTTTGTTTTTAGTTGGCGATCCCATGCAATCGATTTACCGATTTCGTGAAGCAGAAGTTGGTTTGTTTTTAAAAGCCAAGCGGGAAGGGTTGGGTGCAATTGCCTTGGAATCATTGCAACTAAAAGCCAATTTTCGTTCGGCGCCTGCGATCGTTAATTGGATTAATACGCAGTTCAAAAATTTATTTCCGGCGGTTGTGGATATTAGCTCTGGGGCGGTCACTTTTAATGCTTCCACCGCAGCTAAAGAAAATAGGGAAGACAGTGGCGTGTCTGTACATCCGTGTTCGACAACGAATCCCAATGCGACTTCTGAAAAAATTTTAGAAATCATTCGCTTGGAACAAAAACTGAATCCTCAGCACAGCATTGCAATTTTAGTGCGCAGTAGACCGCATTTGGCTGACATTATTCCGCTATTGAAAGCACAGCATATCGCATTTAATGCGGTAGAAATTGAACCGCTGTCAACACAAAGTATCGTGCATGATTTATTAGCACTCACACGCGCTTTATGGCATTTAGGTGATCGTTTAGCTTGGCTTTCGGTGTTGCGCGCACCTTGGTGTGGTTTAAGTTTGACAGATTTACATAGCATTGCAGGTAAGGATCATTTAACACCGATTTGGGAAGCACTTAAACATAGCTATTCACAAGCAGAATTGTCCGGCTTAAGTGCAGATGGAAAACTGCGATTGTCACATTTAATTCCCATATTGCATCACAGCCTATCTGAGCGTGGACGCCAGAGTTTAAGATCCTGGGTGGAAGCAACCTGGCGGCGCTTAAATGGTCCTGCCTGTTGCCAAAATCATAATGAAACCAATACCGCTGCCACTTTTTTTGATTTATTAGAACAACTAGAAGCTGATAATGCTGAACTCGATTTAAACTTATTGGTAGAAAAAATTCAAAATAGTTATGCCACCCCAGAACCAGCGGAAAACTGTCGCTTGCATGTGATGACGATACACAAAGCCAAAGGCTTGGAATTTGATACCGTTATCATTCCGCATTTAGAAAATAAAGGCCGAAGTGATGATGCGCAATTATTATTATGGTTAGACCGTCCGCGGCTGGATAAAGAAAATGATTTATTACTCGCGCCGATCAAATCTAAAGAATCTAGTTTAGAACCGATTTATCGTTATCTGCAGAAAATAGAAAAAACTAAAACCCGTTATGAAATGACTCGAGTTTTATATGTGGCCGCGACAAGGGCTAAAGTGAATTTACATTTAATTGCGAATATTGCTACCACGGCAGAAAAAATCTCAGAACCCGATCCTAATAGTTTTTTGGCTTTGCTGTGGGAACCTTTTAAAACTGCGATGCAAACTGAAGAGATGATTTCTGTTCCACTAATACCAGCTGTTGCCTCCACTTCTTTGCGCAAATTGCGCCGGTTAAAACATCCCTTTCTTTCCAATTGGCAGCCCTTGCAGTCGAAATTTAACACAACACCCACCGCTTCTTTTCTACAGAATATTTCTACGACACAGACAGCATTGAGCCAGCAAATCGGTATTTTGATCCATCGCTGTTTACAGGAAATTAGCCAAGAGGAATTAGCAAATTGGAATCAACAAAAAATAATCGATAGCCGTTCGGAATGGCAAAAGCGTTTACTGCAGGCGGGCATTGCACAAAATCAGTTGGAATATTGCTTATCACGCATAGAAGCAACGATTACCCGCACGTTAAATGATCCTAGGGGGCGATGGTTGCTGGATAATACCCACACGGATCAGCACAGTGAATATGCCATCACCTCGCTGATCCAGGGTCAACCGCAGCATTTAATCATCGACCGGACATTTGTTGATAGTGAACAGACACGTTGGGTCATTGATTATAAAACCGGAATCCTGATTGAAGAGGCCTCACCTGATTTTTTAAAGCACGCGCAAGCGCAACATCGTGAGCAATTGGAAACCTATGCTAGGGCAATGTCGCTACTGGATCAGCGCCCCATACGGCTGGGGCTATATTTCCCTGGCTGCGCGGGGTGGTGTGAGTGGGCTCATATACCCTCTTACAGCCATGACTTCTTTCCTTCTCCCACAAGGGGAGGAGGAAAAAGGTGTTCTTTCGCTGGCGCGAAAGATGATTTTAGGTAG
- a CDS encoding PD-(D/E)XK nuclease family protein, giving the protein MNKPPSITILTANQRLSAYLRKQYDSAQQSQNLTTWLSLDCLPLSRWLIRTFETLADNRLILTEAQELALWEKIITTALNINNDFVLLRPFATAQTASEAWHLLKQWQLPLTLLKNSASEDIQYFYQWAQTFENICKKQQWLTPSDCTDILMQAVKNQSLDLPEHLIFAGFEELLPQTTQLCEALASCTHIHILPSSTTLLELLQTIDENKNLSNAETKIIQPLLYSIGLLDTTQELRTMALWAKKTLQNHPQTTLGCVVPDLNLLRNKVERIFNEVFTSENKETPSLPFNLSAGLPLNKYPLIQAAFTILQLASPELNIEQISHLLRSPFIGGAESERIERAMLDIALRQSGERFLTLENVFMLSQRHNQCPLWIKLLTTFSQVLYQQINAKHPPSTWAHFFIQLLESLQWPGERALNSAEFQQWQRWQTLLTEFCTLDLVINQEINLTAACHHLQHLAQRTLFQPQSKDAPIQILGLLEAAGMQFDQLWVMGMNDESWPKSAAPNPFIPILLQRQHHMPHASAERELAFSQKLTTRFTQSAKHIIFSYSQRSGDLPLRKSRLISAFDEVVLSDLIEPPQPRIYDPDCLELIQDEYAPPVLASEMIRGGASVLKNQAACPFSAFAKIRLGATQLPEITSGLSAMERGTLLHEILESLWETLDNKDTLQSYNDAQLTTLVHSLVTQTLLQKAKKRPLSLKSRFIKVETQRLTQLITEWLQLEKQRPFFRVIARESLHKIHFAGLELSLRIDREDELADGSRLIVDYKTGLPRIEDWFGERPDDPQLPLYCLTSAHPIQGLLFAQIRISQSQFKGISAKDIGMAGVKPIMDLKTEHQPIDWEQFQRQQRDILGRLAQDFLQGYATVDPKKTEETCRNCELQMLCRKYEGN; this is encoded by the coding sequence ATGAATAAGCCCCCTTCCATCACCATCCTCACCGCCAACCAACGCCTATCCGCCTATCTCCGCAAACAATATGACAGCGCCCAGCAATCCCAAAACCTCACCACCTGGCTAAGCCTAGATTGTCTACCGCTTAGCCGCTGGTTAATACGCACTTTTGAAACACTGGCCGATAACCGCCTCATTCTCACCGAAGCACAAGAATTAGCGCTTTGGGAAAAAATTATCACCACAGCCTTAAACATCAACAACGATTTTGTCCTGTTGCGTCCCTTTGCCACCGCACAAACTGCCAGCGAAGCTTGGCATTTATTAAAACAATGGCAGCTACCATTAACCTTATTAAAAAACTCCGCCTCTGAAGACATCCAGTATTTTTATCAATGGGCGCAAACTTTTGAAAATATTTGCAAGAAACAACAATGGCTGACTCCTAGCGACTGCACAGACATTTTAATGCAGGCGGTTAAAAACCAATCTCTTGATTTGCCAGAACATTTAATATTCGCTGGATTCGAAGAACTTTTGCCGCAAACTACGCAACTGTGTGAGGCATTAGCCAGCTGTACTCACATCCATATTTTGCCATCAAGTACAACATTGCTAGAATTGTTACAAACCATTGACGAAAATAAAAACCTTTCCAATGCAGAAACAAAAATCATCCAACCGTTGCTATACAGTATCGGATTACTCGATACGACCCAAGAACTGCGAACGATGGCGCTGTGGGCTAAAAAAACGTTACAAAACCACCCCCAAACAACCCTGGGCTGTGTCGTACCTGACTTAAATCTACTACGCAACAAAGTTGAACGTATCTTCAACGAAGTTTTTACTTCTGAAAATAAAGAAACCCCTAGCTTGCCATTTAATTTATCCGCTGGTTTACCATTAAATAAATACCCACTCATACAAGCAGCATTTACCATTTTGCAACTAGCCAGCCCTGAATTAAATATCGAACAAATCAGTCATTTACTGCGCTCGCCATTTATTGGCGGCGCTGAAAGCGAAAGAATCGAACGTGCGATGTTGGACATTGCATTGCGGCAGTCGGGCGAGCGTTTTCTCACTTTAGAAAATGTATTCATGCTCAGCCAACGGCACAACCAATGTCCATTATGGATAAAACTGCTGACAACTTTTTCACAGGTTTTATACCAGCAGATTAATGCAAAACACCCCCCCAGTACTTGGGCACATTTTTTTATTCAGTTATTAGAGTCACTACAATGGCCAGGCGAACGCGCTTTAAATAGTGCTGAATTTCAACAATGGCAACGTTGGCAAACGTTGCTCACTGAGTTCTGCACTTTGGATTTAGTGATAAATCAAGAGATTAATTTGACTGCCGCCTGCCACCACTTGCAGCACTTAGCCCAACGTACTTTGTTCCAGCCGCAAAGCAAGGATGCACCCATTCAAATTTTAGGTTTATTGGAAGCTGCCGGTATGCAGTTCGATCAACTATGGGTGATGGGGATGAACGATGAATCCTGGCCAAAATCCGCCGCACCCAATCCTTTTATTCCCATTTTGCTACAACGCCAACACCACATGCCGCATGCCTCCGCAGAACGCGAACTCGCTTTCAGCCAAAAACTCACCACGCGTTTCACCCAAAGTGCCAAACACATCATTTTCAGTTACAGCCAGCGTTCCGGTGATCTACCCTTGCGCAAAAGCCGCTTGATTAGTGCTTTTGATGAAGTTGTCTTAAGCGATCTCATCGAACCACCACAGCCACGCATCTATGATCCTGATTGCCTTGAATTGATTCAAGATGAATACGCACCTCCCGTTCTCGCCTCGGAAATGATCCGTGGCGGCGCCAGCGTATTAAAAAATCAAGCCGCTTGCCCGTTTTCTGCATTTGCCAAAATTCGTTTGGGCGCCACCCAACTACCGGAAATCACCTCAGGTCTTTCAGCTATGGAGCGCGGCACTTTGCTGCATGAAATATTAGAGAGCCTTTGGGAAACTTTAGATAACAAGGACACGCTACAAAGCTATAACGATGCACAACTCACTACACTGGTTCATTCTTTGGTGACACAAACTCTGCTTCAAAAAGCTAAAAAACGTCCTCTTTCATTAAAAAGTCGCTTTATCAAGGTTGAAACGCAACGTTTAACCCAATTGATTACTGAATGGCTACAACTCGAAAAACAACGGCCGTTCTTTCGTGTCATTGCGCGTGAATCACTGCATAAAATCCATTTTGCCGGTTTGGAATTGTCTTTGCGCATTGATCGTGAGGATGAATTGGCCGATGGTTCGCGACTGATAGTGGATTACAAAACCGGGCTACCGCGCATTGAAGATTGGTTTGGCGAGCGACCTGACGATCCGCAATTACCGCTTTATTGCCTGACAAGTGCACATCCCATTCAAGGCTTATTATTCGCACAAATTCGCATCAGCCAATCGCAATTTAAAGGTATTAGCGCAAAAGACATAGGCATGGCTGGTGTTAAACCCATCATGGATTTAAAAACTGAACACCAGCCCATCGATTGGGAACAATTTCAACGGCAACAACGCGATATTTTAGGGCGACTGGCACAGGATTTTTTACAAGGTTATGCCACTGTCGATCCTAAAAAAACTGAAGAAACCTGCAGAAATTGTGAATTACAGATGTTGTGTAGAAAGTATGAAGGTAACTAG
- a CDS encoding DUF2282 domain-containing protein, which yields MKINKKWVATTIAAMMSAGINANAIAKPPPMEKCAGIVKAGKNDCGSGGNACAGQDKVDKSPSAWIYVPKGTCDKIVGGIVLSDEKKTS from the coding sequence ATGAAAATCAATAAAAAATGGGTAGCTACTACGATTGCTGCTATGATGAGCGCCGGTATCAATGCCAATGCCATAGCCAAACCCCCACCAATGGAGAAATGCGCAGGGATAGTCAAGGCCGGAAAAAATGACTGCGGATCAGGTGGTAATGCCTGTGCTGGGCAGGATAAAGTCGATAAGAGTCCCTCGGCTTGGATTTATGTTCCCAAGGGTACCTGCGATAAAATCGTTGGAGGGATAGTGTTATCAGATGAAAAGAAGACCTCTTAA
- the deoC gene encoding deoxyribose-phosphate aldolase: MTDFNPEKIMALLDLTSLNGTDTEATIIQLCQKAVNPKGSVAAVCVYPRFVKLAQQQLMLLDPRIHIATVSNFPAGTQSLSDTLDEINTAIADGADEIDVVMPYQTFLQGNKKYVRDFIASCKSNCDQKTLKVILETGVLATPELITEASHLAIDAGADFIKTSTGKTTIGATLEAAEAMLRAIRTSEYEVGFKAAGGVRTVEQAQSYIDSAIQIMGSEWISPQTFRIGASQLVDNLLGL; this comes from the coding sequence ATGACCGACTTTAATCCTGAGAAAATAATGGCTCTGCTCGATTTAACCTCGTTAAACGGCACTGATACAGAAGCCACCATCATTCAGCTCTGCCAAAAAGCGGTTAACCCCAAAGGGTCAGTCGCGGCAGTTTGTGTTTATCCTCGATTTGTTAAACTAGCACAGCAGCAATTAATGCTGCTTGATCCCCGCATCCATATAGCAACCGTCAGCAATTTCCCAGCAGGCACTCAATCTTTATCCGACACACTAGATGAAATTAACACGGCTATTGCCGATGGAGCAGATGAAATTGATGTGGTGATGCCTTATCAAACATTTTTGCAAGGTAATAAAAAATATGTTCGTGACTTTATTGCCAGCTGCAAATCTAATTGTGACCAAAAGACTCTGAAAGTGATTCTGGAAACTGGCGTCCTGGCCACACCAGAATTAATCACGGAAGCCAGTCATCTAGCCATAGACGCAGGCGCTGATTTTATTAAAACTTCAACGGGAAAAACAACTATTGGTGCGACCTTGGAGGCAGCAGAAGCTATGCTGCGCGCTATCCGCACCAGTGAATATGAAGTTGGATTTAAAGCAGCTGGCGGGGTACGCACTGTGGAACAGGCACAAAGTTATATTGATTCTGCTATCCAGATTATGGGATCTGAATGGATCTCACCCCAGACTTTTAGAATTGGCGCCAGTCAATTAGTGGATAATTTGTTAGGCCTATAA
- a CDS encoding purine-nucleoside phosphorylase: MQNQLSNPHQTAAFIKQRVPGFTPKIGLILGSGVGKFAKEIADVTSIDYEELPGMRGCNVEGHRGLLHLGQLKGVPIACFQGRNHLYEGYSADIIQTPIRTLKLLGAETVILIAAVGSMSPDMPPGSLVIINDHINFQFSNPLVGPNDNTFGPRFPSLEDAYDPELRANIKAIATSLNIPTREGVYVAVLGPSFETPAEIRAFKKLGADVVGMSTVAEVITARHCGLKVLAISIVTNMAVGMSEEKVEHQGTLETASLALNDLSRLLLAFVSAEHSTV; the protein is encoded by the coding sequence ATGCAAAATCAACTATCAAACCCCCACCAAACGGCAGCATTCATAAAGCAGCGTGTACCTGGATTCACCCCCAAAATTGGCCTGATTCTTGGTTCAGGCGTGGGTAAATTTGCCAAAGAAATAGCAGACGTCACTAGCATCGATTACGAAGAACTGCCCGGCATGCGCGGCTGCAACGTTGAAGGTCATCGCGGATTATTACATTTAGGGCAGTTAAAAGGCGTGCCAATTGCGTGCTTCCAGGGACGCAATCATCTCTATGAAGGCTACAGTGCCGATATTATTCAAACACCTATCCGCACATTAAAATTACTTGGTGCAGAAACCGTCATTTTAATTGCTGCAGTTGGCTCTATGTCACCTGATATGCCACCTGGTAGCCTCGTCATCATTAATGACCACATAAACTTTCAATTCAGCAACCCGCTGGTTGGGCCCAACGATAATACTTTTGGACCGCGCTTTCCTTCTCTTGAAGATGCCTATGATCCAGAACTCAGAGCTAACATAAAAGCTATCGCTACCTCATTGAATATTCCAACTCGCGAAGGGGTCTATGTGGCTGTATTAGGTCCCAGTTTTGAAACACCCGCTGAAATCCGTGCTTTTAAAAAATTAGGTGCAGATGTCGTGGGAATGTCCACAGTCGCAGAAGTCATCACCGCCAGACATTGCGGCCTTAAAGTATTGGCTATTTCTATCGTGACAAATATGGCTGTAGGTATGTCGGAAGAAAAAGTAGAACATCAAGGTACTTTAGAGACTGCATCACTTGCATTAAATGATTTATCGCGGTTATTGCTGGCATTTGTCAGTGCGGAGCATAGCACTGTGTAA